DNA from Pseudomonas putida:
CCGCACCAACGATCGCCATGCGATCGAGCGGGTAGGAGTTGAAGCTGTTCTTGATCCGCTCCAACGCCTCGATCAACGCTGGATGCCCCACCGCCAAGCCCACCCGCAGGCCGGCCAGGGAGCGCGATTTGGACAGCGTCTGGGTCACGAGCAGGTTGTCGTAGCGGTCCACCAGACTGATGGCCGTCTCACCGCCAAAGTCGATATAGGCCTCATCCACCACCACCACCGAGTCTCGGTTGGCCTGCAGCAACTGCTCGATCGCTTGCAGCGGCAACAGGCAACCGGTCGGAGCATTGGGGTTGGGGAAGATGATCCCGGCGTTGGGCTTTTTATAGTCCTCGATGCGGATCTGGAACTGCTCATCCAGTGGCACCTGCTCGAACGCGATGCCGTACAAGCCGCAGTAAACCGGGTAGAAGCTGTAGCTGATGTCCGGGAACAACAGCGGCGCATCGTGCTGGAACAGGCCGTGGAAGATGTGCGCCAGCACTTCATCCGAGCCGTTGCCGACGAACACTTGCTGGGCTGTGACGCCGTAATAGTCGGCCACCGCCTGCTTGAGCCGGTCCCCATTCGGGTCCGGGTACAGGCGCAGGTTGTCGTTCAACTCGCCCTGCATGGCCGCGAGCGCCTTGGGCGACGGGCCGTAGGGGTTCTCGTTGGTGTTCAGCTTGACCAGGCGGGTCAGCTTGGGTTGCTCACCCGGTACGTAAGGCACCAGGTCCTTGACGAAGGGGCTCCAGAAACGGCTCATGTTCAGTTCCCCTTGGTCTGGGTGAGGATGCGGTATTCAGCACTGCGGGCGTGAGCGGTCAGCGATTCGCCACGGGCCAGAACCGATGCGGTGTGCCCAAGCTCCGAGGCCGCCTGCTCGGAGCAGAAGATGATCGAGGAACGCTTCTGGAAGTCATACACCCCCAGCGGCGAAGAGAAACGCGCGGTGCCGGAGGTCGGCAGCACGTGGTTGGGGCCAGCGCAATAGTCGCCCAAGGCTTCGCTGGTGTGACGGCCCATGAAGATCGCGCCCGCATGACGGATCTGCGGCAGCCACGCCTGCGGATCGGCGACCGACAACTCCAGGTGCTCGGGAGCAATGCGGTTGGCGACGTCCATCGCCTGCTGCATGTCGCGCACTTGGATCAGCGCACCACGGCCATTGATGGATTTCTCGATGATTTCGGCACGCTCCATGGTCGGCAGCAGCTTGGCGATACTGGCGGCGACGCGATCGAGGAAGGCGGCATCAGGGCTGACGAGGATCGCCTGGGCATCCTCGTCGTGCTCGGCCTGGGAGAACAGGTCCATGGCAATCCAGTCCGGGTCGGTCTGGCCGTCGCAGACGACGAGGATTTCCGAGGGGCCGGCGATCATGTCGATACCGACCTGGCCGAACACATGGCGCTTGGCAGTGGCGACGTAGATGTTGCCCGGGCCGACGATCTTGTCCACCTGGGGCACGCTCTCGGTCCCGTAGGCCAAGGCGGCAACGGCTTGGGCGCCACCGATGGTGAAGACGCGATCGACGCCGGCGATGCACGCAGCGGCCAGCACCAGTTCGTTGACCTCACCGCGCGGGGTCGGCACCACCATCACCACTTCGGACACACCGGCGACTTTGGCCGGGATGGCGTTCATCAGCACGGACGAAGGGTACGAGGCCTTGCCGCCCGGCACATAAAGGCCGGCACGGTCCAGCGGCGTGACCTTCTGGCCCAGCACGGTGCCATCCGCCTCGGTGTATTGCCAGGAATCCTGCTTCTGCCGCTCGTGGTAGCTGCGCACGCGGCTGGCGGCCGTCTCCAACGCTTCGCGCTGGGTGGCGGTGATACGGGTCAGGGCCAGTTCCAGGCGTTCGCGTCCCAGGATCAGGTCATCGATGCTCTTGGCCTCGACGCCATCGAAACGCTGGGTGAACTCAACCAACGCAGCATCGCCTCGCTCGCGGATAGCCTTGATGATGTCGAGCACGCGCTGATTGACCGCGTCATCGGACACGCTTTCCCAGCTCAGCAGATGATCCAGATGTCGGGCGAAATCCGGATCAGCGGCGTTGAGACGGGCAAT
Protein-coding regions in this window:
- the hisD gene encoding histidinol dehydrogenase, whose translation is MTVSTAIARLNAADPDFARHLDHLLSWESVSDDAVNQRVLDIIKAIRERGDAALVEFTQRFDGVEAKSIDDLILGRERLELALTRITATQREALETAASRVRSYHERQKQDSWQYTEADGTVLGQKVTPLDRAGLYVPGGKASYPSSVLMNAIPAKVAGVSEVVMVVPTPRGEVNELVLAAACIAGVDRVFTIGGAQAVAALAYGTESVPQVDKIVGPGNIYVATAKRHVFGQVGIDMIAGPSEILVVCDGQTDPDWIAMDLFSQAEHDEDAQAILVSPDAAFLDRVAASIAKLLPTMERAEIIEKSINGRGALIQVRDMQQAMDVANRIAPEHLELSVADPQAWLPQIRHAGAIFMGRHTSEALGDYCAGPNHVLPTSGTARFSSPLGVYDFQKRSSIIFCSEQAASELGHTASVLARGESLTAHARSAEYRILTQTKGN
- the hisC gene encoding histidinol-phosphate transaminase, which codes for MSRFWSPFVKDLVPYVPGEQPKLTRLVKLNTNENPYGPSPKALAAMQGELNDNLRLYPDPNGDRLKQAVADYYGVTAQQVFVGNGSDEVLAHIFHGLFQHDAPLLFPDISYSFYPVYCGLYGIAFEQVPLDEQFQIRIEDYKKPNAGIIFPNPNAPTGCLLPLQAIEQLLQANRDSVVVVDEAYIDFGGETAISLVDRYDNLLVTQTLSKSRSLAGLRVGLAVGHPALIEALERIKNSFNSYPLDRMAIVGAAAAFDDRAYFDDTCRKVIESREALVEQLMARGFDVLPSAANFIFARHPERDAAEVAARLREQGVIVRHFKQERIAQFLRITIGTPEQNQALLDAL